Proteins encoded in a region of the Phoenix dactylifera cultivar Barhee BC4 chromosome 3, palm_55x_up_171113_PBpolish2nd_filt_p, whole genome shotgun sequence genome:
- the LOC120110291 gene encoding craniofacial development protein 1 isoform X2, producing the protein MADQQNGSTKPSLFVAERKTRVEEAWKKMNSGLPVKVPKSLMNKPNSTGTTKTSKTIPDWMVALGIAPKKASANQDIHGKRPTSTLNGTSEEAKRLAAAALSAVRDVTSAAAAAAAGRGKVEITEVRDFAGEDVEVKKLVNAGSKEAAEKAKVSGAPPSALDTILEQIKKKPKLSVLDKTKKDWGEFKEENKGLEDELDVYKKSSNQYLDKVSFLQRADIREFERERDARLALQSKRRTDTREDDF; encoded by the exons ATGGCTGATCAACAAAACGGAAGCACAAAGCCATCACTCTTTGTGGCAG AAAGGAAAACTCGGGTTGAGGAAGcttggaagaagatgaatagTGGGCTTCCTGTTAAGGTGCCCAAATCTTTAATGAACAAGCCTAATTCAACAGGGACTACAAAGACAAGTAAAACAATTCCT GATTGGATGGTGGCTCTCGGCATTGCACCGAAGAAGGCATCAGCTAATCAGGACATTCATGGAAAGAGACCAACCAGCACACTAAATGGAACAAGCGAGGAAGCTAAGAGGCTTGCTGCAGCCGCTCTTTCGGCTGTCAGAGATGTTacatctgctgctgctgctgctgctgctggaagGGGAAAAGTTGAG ATAACTGAGGTCCGGGACTTTGCAGGCGAGGATGTTGAAGTGAAAAAGCTTGTCAATGCTGGCTCAAAGGAGGCAGCCGAAAAGGCAAAGGTTTCAGGTGCCCCACCATCTGCCCTTGACACCATTCTGGAACAGATAAAGAAAAAGCCAAAGCTTAGTGTTCTCGATAAGACCAAAAAGGACTGGGGTGAGTTCAAGGAAGAAAACAAGGGGTTGGAAGACGAGCTGGATGTTTACAAGAAGAGCTCAAACCAATATCTGGACAAAGTTTCCTTCTTGCAGAGAGCTGATATTAGAGAATTCGAGCGTGAGAGGGATGCTCGTCTAGCTTTGCAATCAAAGAGAAGAACAGATACGCGGGAAGATGACTTCTAG
- the LOC120110291 gene encoding craniofacial development protein 1 isoform X1 has protein sequence MADQQNGSTKPSLFVAGNADKKDGILDVQVTNQNPSMQEQLEENERKTRVEEAWKKMNSGLPVKVPKSLMNKPNSTGTTKTSKTIPDWMVALGIAPKKASANQDIHGKRPTSTLNGTSEEAKRLAAAALSAVRDVTSAAAAAAAGRGKVEITEVRDFAGEDVEVKKLVNAGSKEAAEKAKVSGAPPSALDTILEQIKKKPKLSVLDKTKKDWGEFKEENKGLEDELDVYKKSSNQYLDKVSFLQRADIREFERERDARLALQSKRRTDTREDDF, from the exons ATGGCTGATCAACAAAACGGAAGCACAAAGCCATCACTCTTTGTGGCAG GTAATGCCGATAAGAAAGATGGAATTTTGGATGTTCAAGTGACTAATCAGAATCCTAGTATGCAGGAACAACTTGAAGAAAATG AAAGGAAAACTCGGGTTGAGGAAGcttggaagaagatgaatagTGGGCTTCCTGTTAAGGTGCCCAAATCTTTAATGAACAAGCCTAATTCAACAGGGACTACAAAGACAAGTAAAACAATTCCT GATTGGATGGTGGCTCTCGGCATTGCACCGAAGAAGGCATCAGCTAATCAGGACATTCATGGAAAGAGACCAACCAGCACACTAAATGGAACAAGCGAGGAAGCTAAGAGGCTTGCTGCAGCCGCTCTTTCGGCTGTCAGAGATGTTacatctgctgctgctgctgctgctgctggaagGGGAAAAGTTGAG ATAACTGAGGTCCGGGACTTTGCAGGCGAGGATGTTGAAGTGAAAAAGCTTGTCAATGCTGGCTCAAAGGAGGCAGCCGAAAAGGCAAAGGTTTCAGGTGCCCCACCATCTGCCCTTGACACCATTCTGGAACAGATAAAGAAAAAGCCAAAGCTTAGTGTTCTCGATAAGACCAAAAAGGACTGGGGTGAGTTCAAGGAAGAAAACAAGGGGTTGGAAGACGAGCTGGATGTTTACAAGAAGAGCTCAAACCAATATCTGGACAAAGTTTCCTTCTTGCAGAGAGCTGATATTAGAGAATTCGAGCGTGAGAGGGATGCTCGTCTAGCTTTGCAATCAAAGAGAAGAACAGATACGCGGGAAGATGACTTCTAG
- the LOC103709113 gene encoding probable NOT transcription complex subunit VIP2, with the protein MSGLLNSGQSGSASNLSDSIGRPFATSFSAQSATVPGFHHSGGMQGLHNIHGSFNVPNMPSSLASRNAAMSGVPSSAVQQPGGSISSGRFASNNIPFAMSQLSHEHSGVTSRGGINVVGNLAFSNSTNGVGGSVPGISSNSASAGNRTSVPGIGVSPILGNLGPRITGSVGNVVGGSNTGRSISSGGLSVPGLASRMNLTANTGNGSLNVQGSNRLMSGILQQAPQMIGMLGNSYPTSGGPLSQSQVQTGNHSLSSVGMLHDVNSSDNAPFDINDFPHFMGRPSSAGGPQGQLGSLRKQGIGVGSIVQKSQEFSIQNEDFPALPGYKGNSSDFSMDLQQKEQVHDNMSMIQSHHLPMARSPAFNLGGTCPPNRQQQQQQNASSVNNGGVFAPGNNQDLLHMHGSDLFPSSHGTYHSPVQNTGPPSIGLRPLNSPNTASSLGTYEQLIQQYQQPQNQSPFHLQQMSAVSQLYRDQSVKSMQGTQPPPDRFGLLGLLSVIRTNDPDLTSLALGIDLRRLGLNLNSSDNLHKTFGSPWSDEPAKGEPEYCIPTCYDAKQPPPLQQGHFSKFQRDTLFYIFYSMPKDEVQLYAANELYSRGWFYHRELRLWLTRIPHVEPLVKTQTYERGSYLCFDPNMWKIIHKDNFVLQYEAIEKPTLPPSHA; encoded by the exons ATGTCAGGGTTGCTTAAT TCAGGCCAGAGTGGTTCAGCTTCAAATCTCTCTGACTCCATAGGCAGACCTTTTGCAACATCTTTTTCTGCTCAATCTGCAACAGTTCCTGGTTTTCATCACTCTG GTGGTATGCAAGGACTGCACAACATTCACGGTAGCTTCAATGTTCCAAACATGCCAAGCTCACTTGCATCACGGAATGCAGCAATGAGTGGTGTACCATCTAGTGCTGTTCAGCAACCTGGGGGAAGCATTTCAAGTGGGAGATTTGCGTCAAATAATATTCCATTTGCCATGTCTCAG CTTTCACATGAACATTCGGGTGTCACCAGTAGAGGGGGCATCAATGTAGTAGGGAACCTTGCTTTTAGTAACAGCACAAATGGAGTTGGTGGTTCGGTACCTGGGATTTCCTCGAACTCAGCTAGTGCTGGTAACCGTACTTCTGTTCCTGGGATTGGAGTTTCTCCAATTTTGGGAAATTTAGGTCCCCGAATCACAGGCTCAGTCGGCAATGTTGTTGGTGGAAGCAACACTGGAAGAAGCATAAGCTCTGGAGGATTATCTGTTCCTGGTCTTGCATCACGTATGAATTTAACTGCCAATACGGGAAATGGAAGTCTAAATGTGCAAGGTTCTAATAGGTTGATGAGTGGCATTCTTCAACAAG CACCACAGATGATTGGTATGCTTGGAAATTCTTATCCCACATCTGGAGGACCATTATCTCAGAGCCAAGTCCAAACAGGAAATCATTCATTAAGCTCTGTGGGGATGTTACATGATGTAAACTCTAGTGATAATGCTCCTTTCGACATAAATGATTTTCCTCATTTCATGGGTCGTCCTAGTTCTGCTGGAGGACCTCAGGGGCAATTGG GTTCACTGCGAAAGCAAGGGATTGGGGTTGGCTCTATTGTACAAAAGAGCCAGGAATTTAGCATACAAAATGAAGATTTTCCAGCTTTGCCTGGATATAAAG gcaATAGCTCAGATTTTTCTATGGATTTGCAGCAGAAGGAACAAGTTCATGATAACATGTCCATGATCCAGTCACATCACCTACCT ATGGCAAGATCCCCTGCTTTTAACTTAGGAGGGACCTGCCCGCCTAACCgtcaacaacaacaacagcagAATGCTTCTTCAGTCAACAATGGTGGAGTCTTTGCACCTGGAAATAaccaagatctactacatatgcATGGCTCTGATCTGTTTCCATCCTCTCATGGAACCTATCACTCTCCG GTTCAGAACACTGGGCCTCCGAGCATTGGATTGAGACCTCTGAATTCTCCCAATACTGCTTCTAGTTTAGGAACTTATGAGCAGCTTATTCAGCAGTATCAACAACCACAGAATCAATCTCCATTTCACTTGCAACAAATGTCTGCTGTTTCTCAATTATATAGAGATCAGAGTGTGAAGTCCATGCAGGGGACACAACCTCCTCCTGATCGGTTTGGCTTGCTGGGTTTGTTAAGTGTAATAAGGACAAATGATCCAGATCTGACATCCCTTGCCTTAGGGATTGACCTGAGGAGATTAGGATTGAATTTGAACTCATCAGATAATCTTCATAAGACATTTGGTTCCCCATGGTCTGATGAACCTGCCAAAGGAGAGCCTGAGTATTGCATTCCTACTTGCTATGATGCCAAACAACCACCACCACTACAG CAAGGGCATTTTTCGAAGTTTCAGAGAGACACACTATTTTACATCTTTTACAG CATGCCGAAAGATGAAGTTCAATTGTATGCTGCCAACGAACT ATATTCTCGAGGATGGTTTTACCATAGAGAACTCCGGTTGTGGCTCACAAGAATTCCACATGTGGAGCCACTTGTCAAGACTCAGACTTATGAAAGGGGATCCTACCTCTGTTTTGATCCAAATATGTGGAAGATAATCCATAAG GACAATTTTGTTCTCCAATATGAGGCAATAGAGAAGCCAACACTTCCTCCAAGTCACGCTTAA